In the genome of Croceimicrobium hydrocarbonivorans, one region contains:
- a CDS encoding PfkB family carbohydrate kinase, giving the protein MSLLIVGTVAFDELITPFGESGRIIGGSATYASLSASNLCKDISIVSIIGEDFPEEKLALMRSKGIDTEGIKRVEGGKTFFWKGKYHNDMNSRDSLATELNVLADFDPILPEKAREAEYLMLGNLTPAIQMKVLKQMKQRPKLVVMDTMNFWMDIAMPELKEVLKEVDLLTINDEEARQLSGEYSLVKAAAKIFEMGPKYLIIKKGEHGALLFHGKELFYAPALPLEEVYDPTGAGDTFAGGFIGHVCDSDEVSFESMKRGIIYGSALASFCVEEFGTHKLRDLDRGDLHDRVMRFISLTDFDMKMS; this is encoded by the coding sequence ACTTACGCCTCTCTATCTGCTTCTAATCTTTGTAAAGATATTTCGATCGTTTCCATCATCGGAGAAGATTTTCCGGAAGAAAAATTAGCCTTAATGCGTTCCAAGGGCATCGATACCGAAGGAATAAAACGCGTAGAAGGAGGCAAAACCTTTTTCTGGAAGGGTAAATATCATAATGATATGAACTCTCGCGACTCCTTAGCGACCGAATTAAATGTCTTAGCAGATTTCGATCCGATTTTACCCGAAAAAGCGCGCGAGGCCGAATACCTGATGCTGGGAAATTTAACCCCGGCCATCCAGATGAAGGTATTAAAGCAAATGAAGCAACGTCCGAAGTTAGTGGTTATGGATACTATGAACTTCTGGATGGATATTGCCATGCCCGAATTAAAAGAGGTATTAAAGGAAGTAGATCTGCTTACCATTAATGATGAGGAGGCCCGCCAATTAAGTGGCGAATATTCTTTGGTGAAAGCCGCCGCTAAGATTTTTGAAATGGGCCCTAAATACCTGATCATTAAGAAAGGGGAACACGGCGCTCTATTGTTCCATGGTAAAGAATTATTCTATGCACCAGCCCTTCCTCTGGAAGAAGTATATGATCCTACCGGTGCGGGCGACACTTTTGCCGGCGGTTTTATTGGTCATGTTTGCGATTCGGATGAAGTAAGTTTCGAGAGTATGAAGCGCGGAATTATTTACGGATCTGCCTTAGCTTCCTTCTGTGTAGAAGAGTTTGGCACCCATAAATTGCGCGATTTAGACCGCGGAGATCTTCACGATCGGGTGATGCGATTCATCAGTTTGACAGATTTCGACATGAAAATGTCTTAA
- a CDS encoding RNA polymerase sigma factor, which translates to MNIEKHLLEGCIRGERKAQYELYKLCYGILMAVCFRYERNKEDAEFLLNKAFLKILNNLESYSSSVPFEAWIRRITINTAIDEYRKNQRSKVDYVEEPMQLASLSEMDYNEAEKRFDAEELLALVQKLPPVSQKVFNLYIIDGYNHKEIAEKLGMSEGTSKWHLSSARKKLQEMMRNLMDNVA; encoded by the coding sequence ATGAACATCGAAAAGCATTTGCTGGAAGGTTGCATCCGCGGTGAGCGGAAGGCCCAGTATGAGCTCTACAAGCTCTGCTACGGGATACTTATGGCTGTGTGCTTTCGATATGAAAGGAATAAGGAAGATGCTGAGTTTCTGTTGAATAAGGCCTTCCTGAAAATTTTAAATAATCTGGAGTCTTACTCCAGCTCTGTGCCTTTCGAGGCTTGGATTCGGAGGATTACCATCAATACAGCAATTGATGAATATCGAAAGAATCAACGCTCGAAAGTGGATTATGTAGAAGAACCCATGCAGCTGGCTTCGCTCAGTGAAATGGACTACAATGAAGCAGAAAAACGCTTTGACGCCGAGGAATTATTAGCCCTGGTGCAAAAGCTTCCGCCAGTGAGTCAGAAGGTTTTTAACCTCTATATCATTGACGGATACAACCATAAAGAAATTGCTGAAAAGCTGGGAATGAGTGAAGGAACCAGCAAATGGCACCTCAGCAGTGCCCGCAAGAAATTGCAAGAGATGATGCGTAACTTAATGGACAACGTAGCCTAA